The proteins below are encoded in one region of Cololabis saira isolate AMF1-May2022 chromosome 21, fColSai1.1, whole genome shotgun sequence:
- the fzd2 gene encoding frizzled-2 codes for MTFWAWCLALLPPLLISAQYQGDNGMMIPEHGFCQPISIPLCTDIAYNQTIMPNLVGHHNQEDAGLEVHQFYPLVKVQCSPELKFFLCSMYAPVCTVLEKAIPPCRSICERAKQGCEALMNKFGFQWPERLRCENFPVHGDGQICVGQNDSSTATVPPLMPVPGTQDVSVVRPFRCPSVLKVPPYLNYNFLDEKDCAAPCEPARNGGSMFFSRKEIQFSRIWILVWSVLCCASTLFTVTTYLVDMQRFRYPERPIIFLSGCYTMVSIAYIAGYFLGDRVVCNDGFSLDGYKTIVQGTKKEGCTILFMMLYFFSMASSIWWVILSLTWFLAAGMKWGHEAIEANSQYFHLAAWAVPAVKTISVLAIGQIEGDVLSGVCFVSLSNLDPLRGFVLAPLFIYLFIGTSFLLAGFVSLFRIRTIMKHDGTKTEKLEQLMVRIGVFSVLYTVPATIVIACFFYEQAFRPHWERSWVTHNCRSLAIPCPMQAGPHMTPDFTVYMIKYLMTLIVGITSGFWIWSGKTLHSWHKFYTRLTNGKHGETTV; via the coding sequence ATGACTTTTTGGGCTTGGTGTCTTGCGCTCCTGCCACCTCTGCTGATATCAGCGCAGTATCAGGGAGACAATGGAATGATGATCCCGGAGCACGGATTTTGTCAGCCGATTTCAATCCCCCTGTGCACGGACATCGCCTACAACCAAACCATCATGCCCAACTTAGTGGGCCATCACAACCAGGAGGACGCAGGACTCGAGGTGCACCAGTTTTACCCTCTTGTGAAGGTACAGTGCTCGCCAGAGTTGAAATTCTTCCTGTGCTCCATGTATGCGCCCGTGTGCACGGTGCTGGAGAAGGCCATCCCCCCCTGCAGGTCGATCTGCGAGAGGGCCAAGCAGGGCTGCGAGGCTCTCATGAACAAGTTTGGCTTCCAGTGGCCCGAGAGACTGCGCTGCGAGAATTTCCCCGTGCATGGAGACGGACAGATCTGCGTGGGCCAGAACGACTCCTCCACCGCCACCGTCCCCCCCCTGATGCCCGTGCCAGGGACCCAGGATGTATCCGTGGTCAGGCCATTCCGGTGCCCCTCGGTGCTCAAAGTCCCCCCATATTTAAACTATAATTTTTTGGACGAGAAGGACTGTGCAGCTCCCTGTGAGCCAGCAAGGAATGGTGGAAGCATGTTTTTCAGTAGGAAAGAGATTCAGTTCTCCCGCATCTGGATTCTGGTCTGGTCTGTGCTCTGCTGTGCATCCACATTATTTACAGTAACCACTTACTTAGTTGATATGCAACGCTTCAGATACCCAGAGCGGCCCATTATCTTCTTGTCTGGCTGCTACACTATGGTTTCCATAGCGTACATAGCCGGGTACTTCCTGGGGGACAGGGTGGTGTGTAATGACGGCTTCAGCCTCGATGGATATAAGACCATTGTCCAAGGCACCAAAAAGGAAGGTTGCACCATCCTCTTCATGATGCTCTATTTCTTCAGCATGGCCAGCTCCATCTGGTGGGTCATCTTATCCCTCACTTGGTTCCTGGCGGCAGGCATGAAGTGGGGCCACGAGGCCATCGAGGCCAACTCTCAGTATTTCCACTTGGCCGCCTGGGCAGTTCCAGCTGTGAAGACCATCAGCGTCCTGGCCATCGGTCAGATCGAAGGCGACGTGCTCAGCGGCGTCTGCTTCGTGAGTCTCAGCAACCTGGACCCTCTGCGGGGCTTTGTGTTGGCCCCTCTCTTCATCTACCTTTTCATTGGCACCTCGTTCCTGCTGGCCGGCTTCGTGTCGCTGTTCAGAATCCGCACCATCATGAAACACGACGGCACCAAGACGGAAAAGCTTGAGCAACTGATGGTGCGGATTGGGGTGTTTAGCGTCCTATACACGGTCCCCGCCACGATTGTCATCGCCTGCTTCTTCTACGAGCAGGCCTTCCGCCCCCACTGGGAGCGCAGCTGGGTCACCCACAACTGCAGGAGCTTGGCCATCCCGTGTCCCATGCAGGCCGGACCCCACATGACCCCGGACTTCACCGTCTACATGATCAAATATCTGATGACACTGATCGTAGGAATCACATCCGGGTTCTGGATCTGGTCTGGGAAGACTCTGCACTCCTGGCACAAGTTCTACACGAGGCTGACAAACGGCAAACACGGAGAGACCACAGTGTAG